One Streptomyces coeruleorubidus DNA segment encodes these proteins:
- a CDS encoding DUF1349 domain-containing protein, with the protein MDLELPELPFPLRSYGPEAHWSYEDGVLTGWAGARQDRFVPPTGEALDPASDAPRLLGAPEGDFQLIARVTVGFGAAFDAGVLYVHVGERAWAKLCLEYSPDVPTVCTVVTRGHSDDANSFTVDGSSVWLRVSRTGRAFAFHASRDGERWTFVRLFTLGDEKETGAALIGFMTQSPMGEGCVVTYDHIEFRPHWPDDLRDGS; encoded by the coding sequence ATGGATCTCGAACTTCCCGAACTTCCTTTCCCCCTGCGCTCTTACGGGCCAGAGGCCCACTGGTCCTACGAGGACGGGGTGCTCACCGGGTGGGCCGGGGCGCGGCAGGACCGGTTCGTGCCGCCCACCGGGGAGGCGCTGGACCCCGCCTCCGACGCGCCGCGGCTGCTCGGGGCGCCCGAAGGGGACTTCCAGCTGATCGCCCGGGTCACGGTCGGGTTCGGCGCGGCCTTCGACGCCGGGGTGCTCTACGTCCATGTCGGCGAGCGTGCCTGGGCCAAGCTCTGTCTGGAGTACTCCCCGGACGTGCCCACCGTCTGCACGGTGGTCACCCGGGGGCACTCCGACGACGCCAACTCCTTCACCGTCGACGGCAGTTCCGTCTGGCTCCGGGTGAGCCGCACCGGCCGCGCCTTCGCCTTCCACGCCTCCCGCGACGGCGAACGCTGGACCTTCGTCCGCCTCTTCACCCTGGGCGACGAGAAGGAGACGGGCGCGGCCCTGATCGGCTTCATGACGCAGTCGCCGATGGGGGAGGGCTGCGTGGTGACGTACGACCACATCGAGTTCAGGCCGCACTGGCCTGACGACCTGCGCGACGGCAGCTGA
- a CDS encoding GlxA family transcriptional regulator yields MPRPPHRVAVVAPSPVSMFNLAIPDLLFAKVEIDGGPGYELTVCTPDPGPVTTTGGLDLHVGRGLDAVRYADTVLVAGTGERYAPDPRTVAAVRQAAGAGRRIASICSGAFVLAEAGLLQGRSATTYWQLAGELRERYPALDLKGDVLYVQDGQILTSSGYAAGIDLCLHIIRSDYGAAVANEVARLALVAPVRPGGQTQFTQTPLPPERGTACADTRGWAMRNLDKPLTLTDLARHAGVSVRTLTRRFHAESGVSPLQWLLHQRIERAKELLETTALPMDQVARACGLGTADSLRSHLTRRTGLTPSAYRAQFSRLGTAPSRATSSAA; encoded by the coding sequence ATGCCGCGCCCGCCCCACCGCGTCGCCGTCGTCGCGCCCTCACCCGTCTCGATGTTCAACCTCGCCATCCCGGACCTGCTCTTCGCGAAGGTCGAGATCGACGGGGGCCCCGGCTACGAGTTGACCGTCTGCACCCCCGATCCCGGCCCGGTCACCACCACCGGCGGCCTGGACCTGCACGTGGGACGCGGCCTGGACGCCGTGCGGTACGCCGACACCGTGCTGGTCGCCGGCACCGGCGAGCGGTACGCGCCCGACCCGCGCACGGTCGCCGCCGTCCGTCAGGCGGCCGGGGCCGGCCGGCGCATCGCCTCCATCTGCAGCGGCGCCTTCGTCCTCGCCGAGGCCGGTCTGCTCCAGGGCCGCAGCGCCACGACGTACTGGCAGCTCGCCGGCGAACTGCGCGAGCGCTACCCCGCGCTCGACCTCAAGGGCGACGTCCTCTACGTGCAGGACGGCCAGATCCTCACCTCCTCCGGGTACGCCGCCGGCATCGACCTGTGCCTGCACATCATCCGCAGCGACTACGGCGCGGCCGTCGCCAACGAGGTCGCCCGCCTCGCCCTGGTCGCCCCCGTACGGCCCGGCGGGCAGACGCAGTTCACGCAGACCCCGCTGCCGCCCGAGCGCGGCACCGCCTGCGCCGACACCCGCGGCTGGGCCATGCGCAACCTCGACAAGCCGCTCACGCTCACCGACCTGGCCCGGCACGCCGGCGTCAGCGTCCGCACCCTCACCCGCCGCTTCCACGCCGAGAGCGGCGTCAGCCCCCTGCAGTGGCTGCTCCACCAGCGCATCGAGCGCGCCAAGGAACTCCTGGAGACCACCGCCCTGCCCATGGACCAGGTGGCCCGGGCCTGCGGCCTGGGTACGGCCGACTCGCTCAGGTCTCATCTCACGCGCCGCACCGGACTCACCCCGAGCGCCTACCGCGCCCAGTTCAGCCGCCTGGGAACCGCGCCCTCGCGGGCCACGTCCTCCGCTGCGTGA
- a CDS encoding DsbA family oxidoreductase, translated as MRVEIWSDIACPWCYVGKARFEKALRGFPHRDQVEVVHRSFELDPGRAKDDVQPVITMLTRKYGMSEAQAEAGEDNLGAQAAAEGLDYRTRGRDHGSTFDMHRLLHFARVQGRQELLLDLLYRANFAEERSVFNDDERLVELAVAAGLEAEAVRAVLADPGAYADDVRADEREAAQLGASGVPFFVLDRKYGVSGAQPAEVFAQALTQAYGERSPLKIVDSGDADACGPDGCAVPQR; from the coding sequence ATGCGCGTCGAGATCTGGAGCGACATCGCCTGCCCCTGGTGCTACGTGGGCAAAGCCCGCTTCGAGAAGGCGCTGCGGGGCTTCCCGCACCGCGACCAGGTCGAGGTGGTGCACCGCTCCTTCGAGCTGGACCCGGGCCGTGCCAAGGACGACGTCCAGCCCGTGATCACGATGCTCACCAGGAAGTACGGGATGAGCGAGGCACAGGCCGAGGCCGGTGAGGACAACCTCGGCGCGCAGGCCGCCGCCGAGGGGCTGGACTACCGCACCCGGGGCCGCGACCACGGCAGCACCTTCGACATGCACCGCCTGCTGCACTTCGCCAGGGTGCAGGGGCGTCAGGAGCTGCTGCTCGACCTGCTGTACCGGGCGAACTTCGCCGAGGAGCGCTCCGTTTTCAATGATGACGAGCGGCTGGTGGAGCTCGCCGTGGCCGCCGGGCTGGAGGCGGAGGCCGTCCGCGCGGTGCTCGCCGACCCCGGCGCCTACGCCGACGACGTGCGCGCCGACGAGCGGGAAGCCGCGCAGCTCGGCGCGAGCGGGGTGCCGTTCTTCGTGCTCGACCGCAAGTACGGCGTCTCCGGTGCCCAGCCCGCGGAGGTCTTCGCCCAGGCCCTGACCCAGGCGTACGGCGAGCGCTCGCCCCTGAAGATCGTGGACAGCGGGGACGCGGACGCGTGTGGGCCGGACGGCTGCGCCGTGCCCCAGCGGTGA
- a CDS encoding MFS transporter yields MNSRQLPLDREELPPARQSSPVLALTAALLGFALITLDTSVVNVALPAVGDALGGGMSGLQWVVDAYTLPFAALMLSTGAFADRAGASRAYALGITVFTLASVACGLAPTLPALIGARVVQGMAAAVVLPASLALVRQAYGDPARRARAVAAWAAGGSVAVALGPVAGGALTTAWDWRGVFFVNVPVGAVALALLVRAPRSRRRPAPLDLPGQTAAVVALTALTFAVIERGTTGLVALAVAVAAVVTFVRVEARQAHPVVPPGLFRSRNVSVAVAAGAAVSVAFYGVVFVFSLFFQQVQGRSALQAGLLFLPMTGLIAVTNVVAGRLAGRYGARLPMLTGQSLAAAGALLLLCVDESTSPAVAAVLLVPMALGCALTVPPLTAAMMEAVPAERAGLAAGVLNSARQVAGGLAIAVFGALVSDGFTEGMRMGLGISAGVLAVTAAATVRLR; encoded by the coding sequence ATGAACTCCCGCCAATTGCCCCTGGACCGAGAGGAGTTGCCGCCCGCACGGCAGTCGTCCCCCGTCCTCGCCCTCACCGCCGCACTTCTCGGCTTCGCGCTGATCACCCTGGACACGTCCGTCGTGAACGTGGCCCTGCCCGCCGTCGGCGACGCGCTCGGCGGCGGGATGTCCGGCCTCCAGTGGGTGGTCGACGCCTACACCCTGCCCTTCGCGGCGCTGATGCTGTCCACGGGCGCCTTCGCGGACCGGGCCGGTGCGAGCAGGGCGTACGCCCTCGGCATCACGGTGTTCACGCTCGCCTCGGTGGCGTGCGGGCTGGCCCCGACCCTGCCGGCGCTGATCGGGGCCCGCGTGGTGCAGGGCATGGCGGCGGCCGTGGTGCTGCCGGCCTCCCTCGCCCTGGTGCGGCAGGCCTACGGGGACCCCGCGCGCCGGGCCAGGGCGGTGGCCGCGTGGGCGGCGGGCGGTTCGGTCGCGGTGGCGCTCGGGCCGGTGGCCGGCGGCGCCCTGACGACGGCCTGGGACTGGCGGGGCGTCTTCTTCGTCAACGTGCCGGTCGGCGCGGTGGCGCTCGCGCTGCTGGTGCGGGCACCGCGCTCCCGGCGCCGCCCGGCGCCCCTGGACCTGCCGGGCCAGACGGCGGCGGTCGTCGCGCTCACGGCCCTGACGTTCGCGGTGATCGAGCGCGGCACGACCGGGCTCGTGGCCCTCGCGGTGGCCGTGGCGGCCGTGGTGACCTTCGTCCGCGTGGAGGCGCGTCAGGCCCACCCGGTCGTGCCGCCCGGCCTGTTCCGCAGCCGGAACGTGTCCGTGGCGGTGGCGGCGGGGGCCGCCGTCAGCGTGGCCTTCTACGGGGTGGTCTTCGTCTTCTCCCTGTTCTTCCAGCAGGTACAGGGGCGTTCGGCGCTCCAGGCCGGGCTGCTGTTCCTGCCGATGACGGGGCTGATCGCGGTGACCAACGTCGTCGCGGGCAGGCTCGCCGGCCGCTACGGAGCACGGCTGCCGATGCTCACCGGCCAGAGCCTGGCGGCGGCCGGGGCGCTGCTCCTGCTGTGCGTCGACGAGAGCACGTCCCCGGCTGTGGCGGCCGTGCTGCTGGTGCCGATGGCACTGGGCTGCGCCCTGACGGTGCCGCCGCTGACCGCCGCGATGATGGAGGCGGTACCGGCCGAGCGGGCGGGCCTCGCGGCCGGGGTGCTGAACTCGGCCCGGCAGGTGGCCGGAGGGCTGGCGATCGCCGTCTTCGGTGCGCTGGTCTCCGACGGTTTCACCGAAGGGATGCGGATGGGGCTGGGGATCAGCGCCGGGGTGCTCGCCGTGACGGCTGCGGCGACTGTTCGGTTGCGGTGA
- a CDS encoding N-acetyltransferase family protein — translation MNANRTAVPLVIRTALPAEAEDITALHRRARATYYPDGFPDDGAAWQTRWREALARTDGRVLCAVGDGRMVAIASFRRPEGAPADTVKLFQFHVDPDRWRSGIGTALHTACVEEWRADGVRTAVLEVHVDNRRARSFYARRGWAADPEHPAAADDHHLRLRFAVPGE, via the coding sequence ATCAACGCGAACAGGACCGCCGTACCCCTGGTGATCAGAACCGCCCTGCCCGCCGAGGCGGAGGATATTACTGCGCTGCACCGGCGCGCCCGGGCCACCTACTACCCGGACGGCTTCCCGGACGACGGTGCCGCCTGGCAGACCAGGTGGCGCGAGGCGCTCGCGCGGACCGACGGGCGGGTGCTGTGTGCCGTGGGTGACGGCCGCATGGTCGCGATCGCCTCTTTCCGCAGGCCGGAAGGGGCTCCCGCCGACACCGTCAAGCTGTTCCAGTTCCATGTCGACCCGGACCGCTGGCGCTCCGGCATCGGGACGGCTCTGCACACCGCGTGTGTGGAGGAGTGGCGGGCGGACGGTGTGCGTACGGCCGTGCTGGAGGTGCACGTGGACAACCGGCGGGCCCGGAGCTTCTACGCCCGCCGGGGCTGGGCCGCGGACCCGGAGCATCCGGCCGCCGCGGACGACCACCACCTCAGGTTGCGCTTCGCGGTGCCGGGGGAATGA